In Vibrio diazotrophicus, the following proteins share a genomic window:
- the yggU gene encoding DUF167 family protein YggU translates to MKAAWFDGDDLILRLYIQPKASRDSIVGLHGEELKIAITAPPVDGKANAHLTKYLAKQCKVAKGLIEIEKGELGRHKQIRIISPAEIPKEIQAVIQSPNFHSPLLCGECF, encoded by the coding sequence ATGAAAGCAGCTTGGTTTGATGGTGACGACTTAATTTTACGGCTCTATATTCAGCCGAAAGCCAGTCGTGACAGCATTGTTGGTCTGCATGGTGAAGAGCTAAAAATCGCAATAACCGCTCCACCTGTTGACGGTAAAGCCAACGCCCATCTCACCAAGTATTTAGCCAAACAATGCAAAGTGGCTAAAGGGCTGATAGAAATAGAAAAAGGCGAACTTGGCAGGCATAAACAGATCAGAATTATTTCGCCAGCTGAGATACCTAAAGAAATACAAGCCGTTATTCAATCACCAAACTTTCATTCCCCACTCCTATGTGGGGAATGTTTTTAG